The following proteins are co-located in the Bacteroidales bacterium genome:
- the rsmA gene encoding 16S rRNA (adenine(1518)-N(6)/adenine(1519)-N(6))-dimethyltransferase RsmA: MSVRPKKNLGQHFLWDKNIARKIVEAFRKETVTSTVLELGPGKGVLTDFLLEHFGDQLYAVEIDRESVDYLLKVHPELGERLIRQDFLKMNFRAYFTSPVSLIGNFPYNISSQILFKVLEQRNSIPLIMGMLQKEVADRIVAPPGSKTYGKLSVLLQAFYNTKILFPVGSQSFTPPPKVRSAVIRLKRNETRRLECDEDLFFRVVKESFNQRRKILGNSLKPFLLNLSVNDERFRKRPEQLDVKDFVEITKKLSQE; this comes from the coding sequence ATGTCGGTAAGACCCAAGAAAAATCTGGGGCAGCATTTTTTATGGGACAAAAATATAGCCCGCAAAATCGTTGAGGCTTTTAGAAAAGAAACCGTAACCTCTACAGTTCTGGAACTAGGGCCGGGGAAAGGAGTGCTAACGGATTTTTTGCTGGAGCATTTCGGAGATCAGCTTTATGCCGTTGAAATTGACCGGGAATCGGTTGATTACTTGCTCAAAGTCCATCCTGAACTGGGGGAACGACTGATCCGGCAGGATTTTCTGAAGATGAATTTTAGAGCGTATTTTACATCACCTGTGTCATTGATCGGTAATTTTCCCTATAATATCTCCAGTCAGATTTTATTCAAGGTATTGGAACAGCGCAACAGTATTCCATTGATTATGGGTATGTTGCAAAAAGAGGTGGCCGATCGTATTGTTGCGCCACCCGGTTCAAAGACCTACGGTAAATTGAGTGTGCTGCTTCAGGCTTTTTATAATACCAAAATCCTTTTCCCGGTGGGTTCCCAATCTTTTACTCCTCCCCCCAAAGTGCGATCTGCGGTGATCCGGCTCAAAAGGAATGAGACCCGCCGGCTTGAGTGCGATGAGGATTTGTTTTTTCGTGTGGTTAAAGAAAGTTTTAATCAAAGAAGGAAGATTTTAGGGAATTCGTTAAAACCCTTTTTATTAAATTTGAGCGTTAATGACGAACGTTTCAGGAAAAGGCCTGAACAATTGGATGTAAAAGATTTCGTTGAAATTACGAAAAAATTATCGCAGGAATAA
- the mgtE gene encoding magnesium transporter: MNFELTKEYLDELRERIANQDEEGAYKMIEDLHSADIAEIYNELNMEEARFIHIMLESDKAADVLVELEQDDRKRFLEVLPGDVIAKQFIDKLDSDDAADVLGELSEDKREEVLSYVEDLEQAGDIVDLLNYDENSAGGLMAKELISVNENWNITTCLKEMRKQAENINEVYYVYVVDDDNKLKGTLSLKKLLLTPSTAKIRDILNTEVISVKTDTPSEGVANVMDKYDLVALPVVDPLGRLVGRITIDDVVDVIREEAERDYQLISGITEDVEPSDTALQHTRARIPWLFIGLLGGILGAIIIGNYEEDLRIYPEMAAFLPLIAAMCGNVGVQSSSIIVQSLADKSLGVGGIGGKLLKELAVASINGLILSILIFVYNIFTHDSFALTVTVSAALFSGIIFASIFGTFVPLLLDKFKIDPALATGPFITTVNDIMGLFLYLMIGRALYGIL, encoded by the coding sequence ATGAATTTCGAACTGACAAAGGAATATCTGGACGAGTTGAGAGAGCGTATAGCCAATCAGGATGAGGAGGGAGCCTATAAGATGATAGAGGATCTTCACTCCGCTGATATTGCAGAAATTTATAACGAGCTTAACATGGAGGAAGCTCGTTTTATTCATATTATGCTGGAAAGCGACAAGGCAGCGGATGTCTTGGTTGAACTTGAACAGGATGACCGAAAAAGGTTTCTGGAAGTACTTCCCGGTGATGTAATTGCCAAACAATTTATCGATAAACTGGATTCGGATGACGCTGCTGACGTTTTGGGAGAATTATCAGAAGATAAGCGGGAGGAAGTGCTGAGTTATGTTGAGGATCTGGAGCAGGCAGGTGATATTGTTGATTTGCTGAATTACGATGAAAATTCGGCAGGTGGCCTGATGGCGAAAGAGCTGATCTCTGTCAATGAAAACTGGAATATTACCACCTGCCTGAAAGAGATGCGAAAGCAGGCTGAAAACATCAACGAGGTATATTATGTATATGTAGTGGATGACGATAACAAACTGAAAGGCACCCTGTCACTGAAAAAGTTGCTTCTTACCCCGAGTACTGCCAAGATCAGGGATATCCTCAATACCGAAGTGATATCGGTTAAAACGGATACACCTTCCGAGGGAGTAGCCAATGTTATGGATAAGTATGACCTTGTGGCTTTGCCTGTTGTTGATCCGTTGGGTCGTTTGGTGGGCCGGATTACGATCGACGATGTTGTGGATGTGATCCGTGAGGAAGCAGAGAGAGATTACCAGTTGATCTCCGGTATAACTGAAGATGTAGAACCTTCTGATACTGCTCTTCAACATACGCGGGCGAGAATACCCTGGTTGTTCATAGGCTTATTGGGAGGTATTTTAGGAGCCATAATTATTGGTAACTATGAGGAAGATCTTCGTATTTACCCGGAAATGGCAGCTTTTCTGCCTTTGATCGCTGCAATGTGCGGGAATGTGGGGGTTCAGTCCTCTTCGATTATTGTTCAGTCGTTGGCTGATAAATCACTGGGGGTTGGGGGCATAGGAGGGAAGTTGCTTAAAGAGCTTGCTGTGGCTTCCATTAACGGACTCATATTATCTATACTCATTTTTGTCTACAACATATTTACTCACGATTCTTTTGCCCTGACTGTAACGGTAAGTGCGGCCCTGTTTTCGGGGATTATTTTCGCCTCGATTTTCGGAACCTTTGTTCCATTGCTACTGGACAAGTTTAAGATAGATCCAGCTTTGGCTACAGGCCCTTTTATTACTACTGTGAATGACATTATGGGGCTTTTCCTCTATCTGATGATTGGCAGAGCCCTTTATGGAATCCTATAG